One Deltaproteobacteria bacterium genomic region harbors:
- a CDS encoding 50S ribosomal protein L11 methyltransferase yields MPNKITAKKTREIIRRHHPMLADRFRTPLLIKAIQKTVRPGDVVLDLGCGAGVLSLAAVEAGVKKVYACDIDESIRVAKNEAQKRGIRNIEFRQALSFDLKLPERVDVIVAETVGSLGLDENIVPSVYDARRRFLKEGGKIIPGRVRIFLAPVGTSNSPQPPLKLRGGEGGVMSAPFTTTKIKPSELLANPAIYWKIDFQTIHALGFDRELAFRARRDGALRGFAGWFEAEWAPGIVTNTAPGRPLTHWKQTFLPISKPIRVGKGDPIVFRLRIYPKGGPCSTESAIEWGYQTKG; encoded by the coding sequence ATGCCAAACAAAATAACGGCAAAAAAAACGCGCGAAATTATCCGGCGACATCATCCCATGCTCGCCGACCGCTTTCGCACTCCTCTTTTGATTAAGGCGATTCAGAAAACGGTAAGACCCGGAGATGTGGTTTTGGACCTCGGATGCGGCGCCGGCGTCTTGTCACTTGCCGCCGTGGAGGCGGGTGTAAAAAAGGTTTACGCCTGCGACATTGATGAATCGATCCGGGTGGCCAAGAACGAGGCACAAAAACGGGGCATCAGGAATATCGAATTTCGGCAAGCCCTCTCGTTCGATTTGAAATTGCCGGAGCGGGTGGATGTGATTGTCGCGGAGACGGTGGGAAGCCTTGGGCTGGATGAAAATATCGTTCCTTCCGTGTATGACGCGCGAAGGCGTTTTTTGAAGGAAGGGGGGAAAATTATTCCGGGCCGGGTCAGGATTTTTCTGGCGCCGGTCGGGACATCTAACTCCCCCCAACCCCCTCTTAAGTTAAGAGGGGGTGAAGGGGGAGTTATGTCGGCCCCTTTCACGACCACAAAAATCAAACCATCCGAACTTTTGGCCAATCCTGCGATCTACTGGAAGATCGATTTCCAAACAATTCATGCCCTCGGCTTTGACCGCGAACTTGCGTTTCGCGCCCGGCGGGACGGTGCCTTAAGGGGATTTGCCGGATGGTTTGAGGCGGAATGGGCGCCGGGGATTGTCACCAACACCGCCCCAGGCAGACCGCTCACCCATTGGAAGCAGACTTTTTTGCCCATTTCAAAGCCGATACGTGTCGGCAAGGGCGATCCGATTGTCTTCCGCCTCCGAATCTATCCCAAGGGAGGACCCTGCTCGACCGAGTCGGCCATCGAATGGGGGTATCAAACGAAAGGTTAG
- a CDS encoding FHA domain-containing protein — protein MPKFVVTDKKTGKEEVYNLDKETIALGRTNTSDIELAANTVSRNHAEIVKAGNDFFLVDLESGNGTFLNSRKLKPHEKNLLRSADRIRIEDFEIQFVLLSPSGGGKGVPEENTDSDIIEIKMIKKVLKALDTEHHPSLEVTGPPCEGRKVFFTDDIAELVIGRDSTCPLVIDSPSVSRRHAVLHKKWGGVTVTDLGSKNGTFVNNQKVQEKLLKDGDMVMLGTVKALFRNPGEINLDELSREYAKEDSLLTPKTKPAPSISKEAKATLAEKEPEKEKESQKKEMPPSIPLPQDFARFLSRFSTLELTLMGAGALIFLVAFFSLLALLF, from the coding sequence ATGCCCAAATTCGTCGTCACGGATAAAAAAACCGGCAAGGAAGAGGTCTATAACCTCGACAAGGAAACCATTGCCCTTGGCCGGACAAACACCAGCGACATCGAACTTGCCGCCAACACCGTTTCACGAAACCATGCCGAGATCGTAAAGGCGGGAAACGATTTCTTCCTGGTCGATCTCGAATCGGGAAACGGCACCTTTTTAAACAGCCGGAAACTCAAACCGCACGAAAAAAACCTCCTGCGGTCGGCCGACCGGATTCGAATCGAGGATTTCGAGATTCAGTTTGTCCTTTTGAGCCCTTCGGGAGGGGGCAAAGGGGTTCCGGAGGAAAATACCGATTCCGACATCATCGAAATCAAGATGATCAAAAAGGTGTTGAAGGCGCTGGATACGGAACATCATCCCAGCCTCGAAGTCACAGGTCCCCCCTGCGAAGGGCGAAAGGTCTTTTTTACGGATGACATTGCCGAGCTGGTTATCGGCCGCGACTCAACCTGTCCGCTTGTCATCGACAGCCCGTCGGTTTCGCGTCGCCATGCCGTCCTGCACAAAAAATGGGGAGGGGTGACCGTCACCGATCTGGGGAGCAAAAACGGGACCTTCGTCAACAACCAGAAGGTGCAGGAAAAACTCCTGAAGGACGGCGACATGGTCATGCTGGGGACGGTGAAGGCGCTCTTTCGGAACCCCGGCGAGATCAATCTGGATGAATTGAGCCGGGAGTACGCCAAAGAGGATTCGCTTTTGACCCCAAAAACAAAACCGGCCCCTTCGATCTCAAAAGAGGCAAAGGCCACTTTGGCCGAAAAAGAACCGGAGAAGGAAAAAGAATCCCAAAAAAAAGAGATGCCGCCGTCGATTCCCCTGCCGCAGGATTTCGCCCGTTTTTTGTCCCGTTTTTCCACACTGGAACTGACCTTGATGGGGGCCGGGGCGCTCATTTTTCTGGTGGCCTTCTTTAGCCTTCTGGCCCTTCTTTTCTAG
- a CDS encoding tetratricopeptide repeat protein: MKTKTRNQRSESRKQKADHQSAFRFPLSAFYSLAFAGLFVLSFSISAKEKAGKPSDRAILHNNRGVTAMYEGDMERALFEFKTATEVNPNYVEAWNNLGLAYKFKGQMESAIQALQTAISLDKKYASPYNHLGTVYYNLGRYDDAIAQFKKAIKNNSKFSDAYYNLGLTYVAMAHAGGGNEKLKNAVDALKNATRLNAEHPYAHNELAKVYQELGKFEDAIIRYKLALEINPKISDAWVNLSTLYNQTGETLKAQQALNQAMTNAPESPSAHLNLGISYLKEKNYALALKEFDAVIAADPTNDQAYFNAGFTHLQMGLEAKNKGNAGKASGELHLAVKAYESALKLKPNLSDAAFNIAFTHQTLNDVPNAITWYQKTLNINPSHVRALYSLGHLYETQGDTNNARAYYCKFIQSKPSGYETEVNRLNQQIKEWGGCK, translated from the coding sequence GTGAAGACAAAAACGAGAAATCAGAGATCAGAAAGCCGAAAGCAGAAAGCAGACCATCAATCCGCTTTCCGCTTTCCGCTTTCTGCTTTCTACTCTCTCGCCTTTGCCGGTCTGTTTGTTCTCTCCTTCTCCATCTCCGCCAAAGAAAAGGCGGGCAAGCCCTCCGACCGGGCCATTCTTCATAACAACCGCGGCGTCACCGCCATGTATGAGGGGGACATGGAGCGGGCGCTCTTTGAGTTCAAAACCGCCACCGAGGTCAACCCCAACTACGTGGAGGCATGGAATAATCTCGGGCTGGCCTACAAATTCAAGGGGCAGATGGAGTCGGCTATCCAGGCCCTTCAAACGGCCATCTCGCTGGACAAAAAATATGCCTCCCCCTACAACCATCTGGGAACGGTCTATTACAATCTCGGCCGTTATGACGACGCGATTGCCCAATTTAAAAAGGCGATCAAGAACAACAGCAAATTCAGCGACGCCTACTATAACCTGGGGCTGACCTACGTCGCGATGGCGCATGCGGGCGGCGGAAATGAGAAACTCAAAAACGCGGTGGACGCCTTGAAGAACGCCACGCGCCTGAACGCCGAACATCCCTATGCCCACAACGAGCTGGCCAAGGTCTATCAGGAGCTGGGGAAGTTTGAGGATGCCATCATTCGCTACAAGCTGGCCCTCGAAATCAACCCGAAGATCTCGGATGCCTGGGTGAATCTCTCCACCCTCTACAACCAGACCGGTGAGACATTAAAGGCCCAGCAGGCGCTTAATCAGGCGATGACAAATGCCCCCGAATCGCCGTCGGCGCATCTGAATCTGGGGATTTCCTATCTGAAAGAAAAAAATTATGCGCTGGCCTTGAAGGAATTCGATGCCGTGATAGCGGCAGACCCGACCAACGATCAGGCCTATTTCAACGCAGGCTTCACCCATTTGCAAATGGGGCTGGAGGCCAAAAACAAGGGGAATGCGGGAAAGGCCTCGGGCGAACTGCATCTGGCCGTCAAGGCCTACGAGTCGGCCCTCAAGCTCAAACCAAACCTGTCCGACGCCGCCTTCAATATCGCCTTCACTCATCAGACGCTTAATGACGTCCCCAACGCCATCACCTGGTACCAAAAAACATTGAATATCAACCCCTCACACGTTCGGGCGCTCTATTCGCTGGGGCATCTGTACGAGACGCAAGGAGACACGAATAACGCCAGGGCTTATTACTGCAAGTTCATTCAGTCGAAACCCTCCGGCTATGAGACCGAGGTGAACCGGTTGAATCAACAGATCAAGGAGTGGGGGGGGTGCAAATAA
- a CDS encoding ATP-binding protein: MIPRILGLTNYNESVFLFGPRQTGKTYLIKSSLKPDLYIDLLKNDQYLRYSKDLSLLPKEVAALKPEKLLVVIDEIQRVPEMLNDVHSLMESERNIRFILTGSSARKLRRGGVNLLGGRAITRHLHPLTSQELKEDFSLEACLRFGTLPKVVLTKDLPAKIRLLKSYVENYLIEEIQQEALTRNVPAFSRFLELAAFENGNILNFSNISREAGVDSKTIREYFHILEDTLLGFFLYPLTRSHRKKLVSHPKFYLFDPGVANALKHQLSAELVPASRPYGDAFEHWIILETRRLVDYREREVQLGFFRTTDGAEVDLILQQGERIWAVEIKSGSRPRLADVGGLRSFIGDHPVARAICVCQSPRPYKDHNIEFLPWQEFLGELRLL; this comes from the coding sequence ATGATACCAAGAATTCTAGGCCTAACCAACTACAATGAATCGGTTTTTCTGTTTGGTCCACGGCAGACAGGTAAAACATATCTTATAAAATCAAGTCTTAAACCGGACCTTTATATCGATCTTCTGAAAAATGACCAGTACCTTCGATATTCCAAAGACCTTTCCCTGCTTCCGAAAGAAGTCGCCGCCCTCAAGCCGGAAAAACTCCTTGTGGTTATCGACGAAATTCAGCGAGTTCCGGAAATGCTCAATGACGTTCACTCCCTGATGGAATCGGAAAGAAACATCCGCTTTATTCTCACCGGGTCAAGCGCCCGAAAATTGAGAAGGGGGGGGGTGAATCTTTTGGGAGGGAGAGCCATAACGCGTCATCTGCATCCCCTCACTTCACAGGAATTGAAGGAGGATTTTTCTCTCGAGGCATGCCTGCGCTTTGGAACCCTGCCAAAAGTGGTTCTGACAAAAGATCTGCCGGCAAAAATCCGCCTGTTAAAAAGCTACGTCGAAAACTATTTGATCGAAGAGATTCAGCAGGAGGCCTTGACAAGGAATGTCCCCGCTTTTTCCCGATTTTTGGAATTGGCGGCGTTCGAGAATGGAAACATCCTTAATTTTTCCAATATATCGAGAGAGGCGGGGGTCGACTCGAAAACAATAAGGGAATATTTTCACATTCTGGAAGACACCCTTTTGGGCTTTTTTTTATATCCTTTGACCCGTTCGCACCGAAAAAAACTGGTCTCCCATCCGAAATTCTACCTCTTCGACCCCGGGGTGGCGAACGCGCTGAAGCATCAATTGTCCGCGGAACTCGTGCCTGCCTCCCGGCCGTACGGGGATGCCTTTGAACACTGGATTATCCTCGAAACACGCCGCCTTGTCGATTATCGCGAGCGGGAGGTTCAGCTCGGTTTTTTCAGGACAACAGACGGGGCCGAGGTCGATCTTATCCTGCAACAGGGCGAACGGATATGGGCTGTCGAAATCAAATCGGGAAGCCGGCCCCGCCTGGCCGATGTCGGCGGATTGCGAAGTTTTATCGGCGATCACCCCGTGGCCCGCGCCATCTGCGTTTGCCAAAGCCCCCGGCCCTATAAAGACCACAACATCGAATTCCTTCCCTGGCAGGAATTTTTGGGGGAACTTCGCCTTCTTTAA
- a CDS encoding DUF2281 domain-containing protein, whose product MTLAEKIVHKLEKLPKPAQAEVLDFVEFLKAKRKSGFAGGGDAWSDFSLANAMSGMEAESFPEYALADLKEKFS is encoded by the coding sequence ATGACACTGGCCGAAAAAATTGTTCATAAGCTGGAAAAACTCCCCAAACCGGCTCAAGCCGAGGTGCTTGATTTTGTTGAATTTTTGAAGGCGAAGAGAAAGAGCGGTTTCGCTGGAGGTGGTGATGCCTGGTCTGATTTTTCGCTCGCCAACGCCATGAGCGGCATGGAAGCGGAGAGTTTTCCCGAATATGCTCTTGCAGATCTAAAAGAAAAATTTTCATGA
- a CDS encoding PEGA domain-containing protein: MAETFDKTRDDIALDKGDVLIKPEEYEAKIPASNIAYPCLEMLSGLEEGMVVPLKTGESLIGRAKGNPVRLDDTSVSRAHARLTIEGDRIAIADLGSRNGTTVNGKKIGEGEEHPLSNLDQIKIGIYLFRLLTRAPTKEEEEMEARREEAKNSKAATFVAGSVSDTGSAPGTGGNEAPETPSTTDTPPKTTPPAYVGEESMKTEPAEKALIVHPALGFQDEVLGARSNILKNVFIVISVVTALAGLSYFLFFGPNGKDVQTAPSATVAAKTEEPPAVPPTPETPPAPEVSLTSQESGPPEKLIPEFNVFLDLASQPTTARIFFEGKEIGQTPSKISIPVETGKEYEVVAEFDLKDIRDKYQQKLSFKADPRQEVVPLAFNADIGVIKIQKLPRDVSFYLEGYYAYDKYKANPVKLTEIIYGKPIYVPYGNYTIELREKTRVGDSSTFVDEIRYHRQVEVNADRKVIELAVTERDLQFFPANIRSVPSGADVYFDGEKIGATPYTGELPLGKHELKLVREGFFDNVMPLDMRTNTQFETKIELKTSKVGEFINRAREYRHTGQYQPAIDELVEALKLDAADREKAEIHLLLGDSYFMMGNNQNALTYFEQAKSHADFYYRALVGLARANLATGNRTASLTGLVEVFLNITDADPLKKEALSVFKQLSPLKSVIYVSTEPSGATVYVNNQEAQQKTPVIISDLALGNYRIEIQKTGFEPQQIKKNLKLTEFVPIIVKLKPQGL, from the coding sequence ATGGCTGAAACCTTCGACAAAACCCGGGACGATATCGCGCTTGATAAGGGCGATGTTTTGATCAAGCCGGAGGAGTATGAGGCGAAAATTCCGGCGTCGAATATCGCCTATCCCTGCCTGGAAATGCTCTCCGGCCTTGAGGAAGGGATGGTCGTGCCGCTTAAAACCGGCGAGTCCCTCATCGGCCGCGCCAAGGGAAATCCCGTTCGCCTGGACGACACCTCGGTCTCGCGCGCCCATGCGCGTCTGACGATCGAGGGGGATCGCATCGCCATCGCCGATCTGGGGAGCCGGAACGGGACCACCGTCAACGGGAAAAAAATCGGGGAGGGAGAGGAACACCCTCTTTCAAATCTCGATCAGATCAAAATCGGCATCTATCTGTTTCGTCTCCTGACAAGGGCCCCCACAAAGGAGGAGGAAGAGATGGAGGCCCGGCGCGAGGAGGCGAAAAATTCCAAAGCGGCCACCTTTGTCGCCGGTAGTGTCAGCGACACCGGCAGTGCCCCTGGCACGGGAGGCAACGAGGCACCGGAGACACCGTCAACAACAGACACGCCGCCAAAGACCACACCACCGGCTTATGTCGGGGAGGAGAGTATGAAAACGGAGCCGGCGGAAAAGGCGCTGATCGTTCATCCCGCTTTGGGATTTCAGGACGAGGTCCTCGGTGCGCGGTCCAATATTTTAAAAAATGTGTTTATCGTCATCAGCGTGGTGACCGCCCTCGCGGGATTGTCCTATTTTCTCTTCTTTGGCCCAAATGGAAAGGACGTTCAGACAGCGCCATCCGCGACGGTCGCCGCCAAAACGGAAGAACCTCCGGCAGTGCCGCCAACGCCTGAAACGCCTCCGGCGCCGGAAGTGTCCCTGACGAGTCAGGAGTCAGGCCCGCCGGAAAAACTCATTCCCGAATTCAATGTCTTTCTGGATCTCGCCTCCCAGCCGACGACGGCCCGGATCTTTTTTGAAGGGAAGGAAATCGGCCAGACGCCGTCGAAGATAAGCATACCGGTCGAGACAGGAAAGGAATACGAAGTCGTCGCCGAATTCGATTTGAAAGACATCCGTGACAAATACCAACAGAAACTTTCCTTCAAGGCCGACCCGCGGCAGGAGGTGGTTCCGCTTGCCTTCAACGCCGACATCGGCGTCATCAAAATCCAGAAACTGCCACGAGACGTTTCGTTCTATCTGGAGGGGTATTACGCCTACGACAAATACAAGGCCAACCCGGTCAAGCTCACCGAGATTATCTACGGCAAGCCCATTTATGTCCCCTACGGAAACTACACCATCGAGTTGAGGGAAAAAACCCGCGTCGGCGATTCCAGCACCTTTGTGGACGAGATCCGCTATCACCGGCAGGTCGAGGTCAATGCGGATCGCAAGGTTATCGAGCTGGCGGTGACGGAGCGCGATCTCCAGTTCTTTCCGGCGAATATCCGGAGCGTTCCCTCCGGGGCCGATGTCTATTTCGACGGCGAAAAAATCGGCGCCACGCCGTACACGGGGGAGCTCCCGCTCGGCAAGCATGAACTCAAACTGGTGCGTGAGGGATTTTTCGACAACGTCATGCCTTTGGACATGCGGACCAACACCCAGTTCGAGACGAAAATAGAGCTCAAGACCTCCAAGGTGGGGGAGTTCATCAACCGGGCGCGAGAGTATCGCCACACGGGGCAGTACCAGCCGGCGATCGACGAGCTGGTTGAAGCGCTCAAGCTCGATGCGGCCGATCGCGAAAAGGCGGAGATCCATCTTTTGTTGGGCGACAGTTACTTTATGATGGGGAATAACCAGAACGCCCTGACTTATTTTGAGCAGGCCAAGAGCCACGCCGATTTTTACTATCGCGCGCTGGTGGGCCTGGCCCGGGCCAATCTGGCTACCGGTAACCGAACCGCCTCCCTCACCGGTCTGGTGGAGGTGTTTTTGAACATTACCGACGCCGATCCGCTCAAAAAGGAGGCCCTTTCGGTTTTCAAACAGCTCTCGCCGCTCAAATCGGTCATTTATGTTTCCACCGAACCCTCCGGCGCCACGGTTTACGTGAACAATCAGGAGGCCCAACAGAAAACGCCGGTCATCATCTCCGACCTCGCCCTCGGCAACTACCGCATCGAAATCCAGAAGACCGGCTTCGAACCGCAACAGATCAAAAAGAACCTGAAGCTCACCGAGTTCGTGCCCATTATTGTCAAACTGAAGCCGCAGGGTCTTTAG
- a CDS encoding tetratricopeptide repeat protein, with protein sequence MIDVPRDDMVLLLEAGYLYLAMGKYAEARQVFEGVSVLAPKHEVPRVGLGNVLFAQKKFLPAIRVLKDALELRPDSAFAHAHLGEALLFYGKKDEALKELKNAAEIEPKGKAGDFARSLTELVNMGYDPVKLKKESPKKASGKGA encoded by the coding sequence ATGATCGACGTTCCACGCGACGACATGGTGCTTCTGCTTGAGGCGGGGTATCTCTATCTCGCCATGGGGAAATACGCCGAGGCGCGGCAGGTCTTTGAAGGGGTATCCGTTTTGGCCCCCAAACATGAGGTGCCGCGGGTGGGGTTGGGCAATGTCCTGTTCGCCCAAAAAAAATTTCTTCCGGCCATAAGGGTTTTAAAGGATGCCCTTGAATTAAGGCCCGACAGCGCCTTTGCCCATGCCCATCTGGGGGAGGCCCTTCTTTTTTACGGAAAAAAAGACGAGGCGCTCAAAGAGCTGAAAAATGCCGCGGAAATCGAGCCGAAGGGAAAGGCGGGCGATTTTGCCCGGTCGCTGACCGAGCTCGTCAACATGGGGTACGATCCGGTCAAACTCAAAAAAGAGTCGCCCAAAAAAGCATCGGGGAAAGGCGCATGA
- a CDS encoding sigma-70 family RNA polymerase sigma factor, producing MEVSLQQKEEPMLKKDEGNALPERDRIIEQYLPYATAIANRVARSLSGDVDYDDILCNARLGLLEAARRFDARFNVDFKTFAFYRIKGAIYDGLRKTGWMPRSLYAKIKFDQAAAEYMMSATEKIIDRADRVRSEIDTIYETVNSLASMYVMSLDSMEEFEVEDKAAKRDIEHKAEFQKIKEKMRDAIETLPDKERKLVKMYYFQNKTLEEIGEKMSLSKSWTSRLHARSLELLFKKLTQINAKDQSFDGPAGREVPSRESAELKEE from the coding sequence ATGGAAGTGAGTCTTCAGCAAAAAGAAGAACCGATGTTGAAAAAAGATGAAGGGAACGCCTTGCCCGAACGCGACCGGATCATCGAGCAGTATCTCCCTTATGCCACCGCCATCGCCAACCGGGTGGCCCGTTCGCTCTCCGGCGATGTCGACTACGACGACATCCTCTGCAACGCCCGCCTGGGCCTGCTTGAGGCGGCGCGCCGGTTTGACGCCCGCTTCAACGTCGATTTCAAAACCTTCGCCTTCTACCGCATCAAGGGGGCGATCTACGACGGTCTGCGAAAGACCGGCTGGATGCCCCGCTCCCTCTACGCCAAAATCAAGTTCGATCAGGCGGCCGCCGAATACATGATGTCGGCCACCGAAAAAATCATCGACCGCGCCGACCGCGTCCGGTCCGAAATCGACACCATCTACGAAACGGTCAACAGCCTTGCCTCCATGTACGTCATGTCGCTGGACAGCATGGAGGAATTCGAGGTGGAGGACAAGGCGGCCAAGCGGGACATCGAGCACAAGGCGGAGTTCCAGAAGATCAAGGAAAAGATGCGCGACGCCATTGAGACCCTTCCCGACAAGGAGCGCAAGCTGGTTAAAATGTATTATTTCCAGAACAAGACGCTGGAAGAGATCGGCGAAAAAATGAGCCTTTCCAAGTCGTGGACGTCGCGCCTCCATGCCCGGTCGCTGGAATTGCTGTTTAAAAAATTAACCCAGATCAACGCGAAGGATCAGTCGTTCGACGGGCCTGCGGGGAGAGAGGTCCCCTCCCGCGAGTCGGCGGAATTGAAGGAGGAATAA
- the sctL gene encoding type III secretion system stator protein SctL, with product MPSKIVKRKDFEGKLGLEDQVARDEGAAVGFSSAGERRVISRDVYAAVSEAQKIIDEARGEAQRIRREAEALLKRINGEMEKAKKEGFEEGREEGLAQVSELLLEATHAKEKMFEGIERQVIRLVYDISEKIIGRELGEHEKTIVDLIRQALQAAVGKNIVILVNGRDLETVRAHHPQLLQALDTSRTVQIRADEKVAPKGCLIETEIGTIDAQLETQLEAIRKALGIEDGA from the coding sequence ATGCCTTCCAAAATAGTCAAACGAAAGGATTTTGAAGGAAAGCTGGGCTTGGAAGATCAGGTTGCGCGGGACGAGGGTGCCGCCGTCGGTTTTTCCTCTGCCGGTGAGCGCCGCGTGATCTCCCGGGATGTTTACGCGGCTGTCTCCGAGGCCCAAAAAATCATCGACGAAGCCAGGGGCGAGGCGCAGAGGATCAGGCGGGAGGCCGAAGCCCTTTTGAAGCGGATCAACGGGGAGATGGAAAAGGCAAAAAAAGAGGGATTTGAAGAGGGGAGGGAAGAAGGGCTCGCCCAGGTCTCCGAACTGCTTCTCGAAGCGACACACGCCAAAGAAAAGATGTTCGAAGGGATCGAGAGGCAGGTGATCCGGCTGGTCTACGATATTTCGGAAAAAATCATCGGGCGCGAATTGGGCGAACATGAAAAAACGATTGTCGATCTGATTCGTCAGGCCCTGCAGGCCGCGGTCGGAAAAAATATCGTCATTCTCGTGAACGGCCGGGATCTGGAAACGGTGCGGGCCCACCATCCGCAGTTACTGCAGGCCCTGGATACGTCGCGGACCGTTCAAATTCGGGCGGATGAAAAGGTGGCCCCCAAGGGGTGCCTCATCGAGACCGAAATCGGGACGATCGATGCCCAGCTGGAGACGCAGTTGGAGGCGATCCGGAAGGCATTAGGAATTGAAGATGGTGCCTAG
- the fliI gene encoding flagellar protein export ATPase FliI has product MVQTAQIIDFEKYRRAVANLNPYKVKGKVNELTGLVVKAVVPNVRVGELCLIESFYRREPIKAEVVGFKDNSVLLMPLGELEGIGPGNDVVPTRDCLRVPVGPELLGRVLDGLGDPMDSAQKGPLNCKEFYPVHTSPPDPLARRRVTRPISVGVKAIDAMLTAGEGQRLGLFAAAGVGKSVLMGMIARNTEAEINVICLVGERGREVRDFLEQDLGEEGLKRSVIVCSTSDKPSLVRAKAAYVATAIAEYFRDRGKRVLLMMDSITRFARALREIGLAVGEPPARQGFTPSVFSTLPRLLERSGNSDKGSITAFYTVLVEGDDMNEPVADEVRSILDGHVILSRDLANRGHYPAINVSESISRVMVNIVEPEHMEAAGRLKEVVANYEKERDLILIGAYEAGSNPAVDYAIEKIDEVNHFLKQGMQEAVSFEEAVEGLKGLFE; this is encoded by the coding sequence ATGGTTCAAACAGCACAAATCATCGATTTCGAAAAATACCGCCGGGCGGTGGCCAACCTGAATCCCTACAAGGTCAAGGGGAAGGTCAACGAGCTGACCGGCCTGGTGGTGAAGGCGGTGGTGCCGAATGTCCGTGTCGGCGAACTTTGCCTCATCGAATCGTTTTACCGGCGCGAACCGATCAAGGCCGAGGTGGTTGGTTTCAAGGACAACAGTGTTCTGCTGATGCCGCTGGGCGAGTTGGAGGGGATCGGGCCGGGAAACGACGTGGTTCCCACGCGCGACTGTCTGCGGGTGCCGGTGGGCCCCGAACTTTTGGGGCGCGTCCTCGACGGCCTCGGCGATCCGATGGATTCGGCGCAAAAAGGGCCTTTGAACTGCAAAGAATTCTATCCGGTGCACACAAGCCCCCCAGATCCGCTGGCGCGCAGACGGGTCACCCGTCCGATTTCCGTCGGCGTCAAGGCGATCGACGCCATGCTCACGGCGGGGGAGGGGCAGAGGCTCGGTCTTTTCGCGGCCGCCGGCGTCGGCAAGTCGGTGCTGATGGGGATGATCGCCCGCAACACCGAGGCGGAGATCAATGTCATCTGCCTGGTGGGGGAGCGGGGGCGCGAGGTGCGCGATTTTCTCGAACAGGATCTGGGGGAGGAGGGGCTGAAGCGGTCGGTGATTGTCTGCTCCACCTCCGACAAGCCCTCGCTGGTCCGGGCCAAAGCGGCCTATGTGGCCACCGCGATCGCCGAATATTTTCGCGATCGGGGAAAAAGGGTTTTGCTGATGATGGATTCCATCACCCGCTTTGCCCGGGCGCTCCGCGAGATCGGCCTGGCGGTCGGCGAACCTCCGGCGCGGCAAGGCTTTACGCCGTCGGTCTTTTCCACCCTCCCGCGCCTTCTGGAGCGGTCGGGAAATTCCGACAAAGGCTCAATCACCGCCTTCTACACCGTGCTGGTGGAAGGGGATGACATGAACGAGCCGGTGGCCGACGAGGTTCGATCCATTCTTGACGGACATGTGATTCTCTCCCGCGACCTGGCCAACCGGGGGCATTACCCGGCCATCAATGTTTCGGAATCCATTTCCCGCGTGATGGTCAACATTGTCGAGCCGGAACATATGGAGGCGGCAGGCCGGCTCAAGGAGGTGGTAGCCAACTATGAGAAGGAGCGGGATCTGATCCTGATCGGCGCCTACGAGGCCGGTTCGAATCCGGCGGTCGACTACGCCATCGAAAAGATCGACGAGGTGAATCATTTTTTAAAGCAGGGGATGCAGGAGGCGGTTTCATTTGAAGAGGCGGTGGAGGGGCTGAAAGGGTTGTTTGAATAA
- a CDS encoding FliM/FliN family flagellar motor switch protein — MAEKIDSSLDDELLKELGLEPKEAPAVSTRPVPPRPSQTAAPKAQVPSAPMPSAGKAVSPMPPRPRTSPPAPPPAHPAVSPAPVQSTEQFQKGAAHLSDEMPVQVVAVLGKRTMTLKDVVALKQGEILELKKLPQEAIDLVANGKLMARGELVLVDGKLGIQIKQLVG; from the coding sequence GTGGCTGAAAAAATAGACAGTTCACTGGATGACGAATTGCTCAAGGAGCTGGGGTTAGAGCCCAAGGAGGCGCCGGCTGTATCAACCAGACCGGTTCCCCCAAGGCCTTCTCAAACGGCCGCTCCAAAGGCGCAAGTCCCGTCGGCCCCGATGCCTTCTGCCGGCAAGGCGGTTTCTCCCATGCCTCCCAGGCCGCGCACCTCTCCTCCAGCTCCCCCTCCGGCACATCCGGCAGTATCACCGGCTCCGGTGCAATCCACCGAGCAATTTCAAAAAGGGGCGGCCCATTTAAGCGATGAAATGCCGGTGCAGGTGGTGGCGGTTTTGGGGAAGCGGACCATGACACTCAAGGATGTTGTCGCCTTGAAACAGGGGGAGATCCTCGAGCTTAAAAAACTGCCGCAGGAGGCGATCGATCTGGTGGCCAACGGAAAATTGATGGCCAGGGGCGAACTGGTGCTGGTGGACGGCAAACTGGGGATCCAGATCAAACAACTGGTGGGGTAA